The genomic interval ACATTTTCCCGGATGCCGGCCAGCATATCCGTGGCACTTTCATTCCTGTTCTTCATATTTGCTTCGACCCGGATCTCTCTTTTTCCATCCAGGTGATTGATAGCCACATCTCCTCTTTCTATATCATAGTAGGCGATTTCCGAGAGTGGAACCCGATCCTGAGTGGGGGTGACAATCCACATGTCATCAAGATTTTTCAACGAAGAACGCGTTCCCCGGTCGTACCGGACCCATACTCTGATTTCATCTCGCCCTCGTTGAAATCGTTGCACAGGGGCCCCAAAAAAACCACTCCTCACCTGAGACATAATATCACTATGTGTGAGACCTAGCAAATGGGCATTGTCTTTAAGTTTAATTTCTACCTCCTTGATACCCTCTGGATCATTATCAGAAATATCTTTCAATTGAGGCATTGCCGAAAGCTTCTGTACCAGCATTTCTTTGGCTCCCTTCAAGTCACTGATATTATTTCCGGTAAGGGAAACGGACACCGGCTTTCCTCCGAAGTTGGATCCGGACCCATATTCAATACTTTCTATACCGTATATCGGCCCCACTTTTTCTTCAATCGAATTGGCGATATCGTCCGAAGGAAAGTCTCGTTCTTCTCCGGGTAACAGGTTAATTTCCAATGTAGCGGTTGAAGTACCCGGTCCGATACGTCGAATGGTGTTCTCCACTACTTGTTTATTCCCATGTTGTCTGGCCGTAAATTCATCATTTACCTCCCAGGTTGCCGCTTCAATTTCACTAATGATCGAATCGGTAATGACCTCACTGGTACCTTGAGGCATATTTAAGGTAATTTGCACCCGGTCACTGGCGATCGAAGGGAAAAAAGTGACTCGCACCAGGCCACCGGCAATAGCACCTATACCAATGATCATCAATGCAACAGGTATAGAAAAAGCTAAAAACTTATTAGCCATAAAAAATCGCATGGATGGGGCGTAAAGACGGTCTCTCAAAAAATCCATAAACCAGTCACCAAAGCGATTTATCAGAAAACGTTTGCCCCCTTTTTTCATCGCATTTGAATGGGCAATATGGGCAGGAAGGATAATTAATGCCTCTAAAAGAGATACCGATAAAGTGATAATGACCACAGTAGATACCTGGGAGAAAAAGTCTCCTATTCTACCTTCCAGAAAGAAAAAAGTAGAGAAGGCAACTACCGTCGTTAAAATAGCAGAGATAATGGGAGGGGTCAC from Flavobacteriales bacterium carries:
- a CDS encoding efflux RND transporter permease subunit, with product VTPPIISAILTTVVAFSTFFFLEGRIGDFFSQVSTVVIITLSVSLLEALIILPAHIAHSNAMKKGGKRFLINRFGDWFMDFLRDRLYAPSMRFFMANKFLAFSIPVALMIIGIGAIAGGLVRVTFFPSIASDRVQITLNMPQGTSEVITDSIISEIEAATWEVNDEFTARQHGNKQVVENTIRRIGPGTSTATLEINLLPGEERDFPSDDIANSIEEKVGPIYGIESIEYGSGSNFGGKPVSVSLTGNNISDLKGAKEMLVQKLSAMPQLKDISDNDPEGIKEVEIKLKDNAHLLGLTHSDIMSQVRSGFFGAPVQRFQRGRDEIRVWVRYDRGTRSSLKNLDDMWIVTPTQDRVPLSEIAYYDIERGDVAINHLDGKREIRVEANMKNRNESATDMLAGIRENVMPGILARYPTVTPLYEGQNREAGKLTSSVRFVLPAILFAIFALIAFTFRSYSQPLMLFIMVPFSLIGVAFGHWVHGFPINMLSWLGIIALIGIMVNDGLVLIEKFNSYLKEGLKFEDALYQAGRSRFRAIFLTSMTTIAGLAPLIFETSRQAQFLIPMAISIAYGIAVATLLTLYMLPLLLYINNSYRVTRKWLFTGVRPNREEIENAIIELEADKKDMADAQARHDSI